Proteins encoded in a region of the Syntrophorhabdales bacterium genome:
- the rimM gene encoding ribosome maturation factor RimM (Essential for efficient processing of 16S rRNA) has product MRFISVGRVLSAHGVRGGVRFRYYNESESNLCGYSALFADRDGKKIELTPSRVQPRSGYFVIQFAEVETPESASFLIGKELFVREEDLPRLDEGEYYDYQLVGLKVFNEQNEPVGRVTEIVHTKANDIMVIEGKKEILVPMHEEFILGIDIDKASVRIAEGALVE; this is encoded by the coding sequence ATGCGTTTCATTTCGGTGGGGCGGGTACTTTCCGCCCATGGCGTACGAGGGGGGGTACGATTCCGGTACTACAATGAGTCTGAATCAAATTTGTGCGGGTATTCAGCGCTCTTTGCAGATCGTGACGGAAAGAAGATTGAGCTAACACCATCTAGAGTGCAGCCGCGATCCGGCTATTTCGTGATACAATTTGCGGAGGTTGAGACGCCTGAGTCAGCCTCCTTTCTTATTGGCAAGGAACTCTTCGTGAGAGAAGAAGACCTGCCGCGATTGGATGAGGGCGAGTATTACGATTATCAGCTTGTAGGTCTCAAGGTGTTTAACGAACAGAATGAGCCTGTCGGCAGGGTGACGGAGATTGTCCACACGAAGGCAAATGACATCATGGTGATCGAAGGCAAAAAAGAGATACTCGTCCCGATGCACGAGGAGTTCATCCTTGGCATCGATATCGATAAGGCTTCTGTCAGA
- a CDS encoding KH domain-containing protein: MKELIEYIAKALVDNPDQVRVSEIEGEKTSVIELNVSKEDLGKVIGKQGRTARAMRTILSAASTKVRKRAVLEIIE, translated from the coding sequence TTGAAGGAGCTGATCGAGTACATAGCGAAGGCTTTGGTGGATAATCCTGATCAGGTTAGGGTTTCCGAGATAGAAGGGGAGAAGACGTCAGTGATCGAGCTCAACGTCTCGAAGGAAGATTTGGGCAAGGTCATCGGGAAACAGGGAAGGACCGCGAGAGCGATGAGAACCATCCTCAGCGCGGCGTCGACCAAGGTGAGAAAGAGAGCGGTGCTCGAGATAATAGAGTAA
- the rpsP gene encoding 30S ribosomal protein S16, translating into MAVKFRLSRYGTKKKPFYRIVVADERFPRDGRFIERVGSYDTLKDPVAIVLNKERIKTWYEKGVRPTKTVEDIFRKEGILKELRQ; encoded by the coding sequence TTGGCTGTAAAATTCAGGTTATCGAGGTACGGGACGAAGAAGAAACCCTTTTATCGGATTGTGGTGGCGGATGAGAGGTTTCCCAGGGACGGAAGGTTTATCGAGCGAGTGGGATCGTATGACACATTAAAAGACCCGGTCGCGATCGTGCTCAACAAGGAAAGGATCAAGACCTGGTACGAAAAAGGTGTGAGGCCTACCAAAACGGTTGAGGATATATTCAGAAAAGAGGGGATCCTGAAGGAGCTGAGACAATAA
- the ffh gene encoding signal recognition particle protein, translated as MFEKLQERLDSIFKKVKGYGKLTDKNINDSLREVRVALLEADVNYKVAKDFLEKVKEKALGEEVLTSITPGQVFVKIVHDELCDLLGATNKPLEISGSSPVPILLAGLQGSGKTTTAGKLAVYLRKKGRKPLLVPTDVYRPAAIDQLLKIGKQIGVEAFPPVEKEPIRICEEARAYAMKKGCDTLLVDTAGRLHVDEDMVVELIRQKEVLKSREVLLVLDAMTGQDAVSVAKTFDERLGVTGFILTKLDGDARGGAALSIRAVTGKPIKFIGIGEKLDALEVFHPERMASRILGMGDVVSLVEKAQELYDEKEAKALEKKIRKDEFTLEDFRDQLKQIKKLGSVESLLGMIPGLSKFKGAIDFTQAEKEMKKTEAIINSMTPRERLLPHLLDGSRRERIAKGSGTRVQDINELLRRYMETRKMIKKFSKGGGPKGLPKQFMFR; from the coding sequence ATGTTTGAGAAACTCCAGGAACGGCTCGATTCCATATTTAAGAAAGTCAAGGGCTACGGGAAGCTCACGGATAAGAATATCAACGACTCGCTGCGTGAGGTGCGCGTCGCGCTCCTGGAAGCAGATGTCAACTACAAAGTGGCGAAAGATTTCCTGGAGAAAGTTAAGGAAAAGGCTCTGGGTGAAGAGGTCCTCACGAGCATAACACCCGGGCAGGTCTTTGTGAAGATTGTGCATGACGAGCTCTGCGATTTGCTCGGCGCGACCAACAAGCCTTTGGAGATTTCAGGATCATCCCCGGTGCCCATACTCCTCGCGGGGCTGCAGGGTTCCGGCAAGACCACGACCGCTGGCAAACTGGCCGTCTATCTCAGAAAGAAAGGCAGAAAGCCCCTTCTAGTGCCGACGGACGTTTACAGGCCTGCCGCAATAGACCAGCTCCTGAAGATCGGCAAGCAGATCGGCGTAGAGGCGTTCCCTCCGGTAGAGAAGGAACCGATCCGTATCTGCGAGGAAGCCCGGGCGTATGCCATGAAGAAGGGCTGTGACACACTTCTCGTAGACACCGCCGGAAGGCTCCACGTTGATGAGGATATGGTCGTCGAGTTGATTCGGCAGAAGGAGGTCCTCAAATCAAGGGAAGTACTGCTCGTGCTCGACGCGATGACAGGCCAGGACGCGGTGAGTGTTGCGAAAACATTCGATGAGCGTCTCGGCGTCACCGGCTTTATCCTCACCAAGCTCGATGGTGACGCGCGCGGGGGTGCTGCTCTCTCCATCAGGGCGGTAACGGGTAAACCGATTAAGTTCATAGGTATCGGGGAGAAGCTGGACGCGCTCGAGGTTTTTCATCCGGAGAGGATGGCCTCCAGGATCCTGGGCATGGGTGACGTGGTCTCTCTCGTTGAGAAGGCCCAGGAACTTTATGACGAGAAAGAGGCAAAGGCACTTGAAAAGAAGATCCGGAAGGATGAATTTACTCTAGAAGACTTTAGGGATCAGTTGAAGCAGATAAAGAAGCTGGGCAGCGTGGAGTCCCTTCTCGGCATGATACCCGGCCTTTCCAAGTTTAAGGGGGCTATAGATTTTACCCAGGCGGAGAAGGAGATGAAGAAAACCGAGGCGATTATCAATTCGATGACCCCCAGGGAAAGATTACTGCCTCATCTTCTCGACGGTTCCAGGAGAGAACGCATCGCAAAGGGAAGCGGGACTCGCGTTCAGGATATCAATGAACTGCTCAGGCGTTATATGGAAACAAGAAAGATGATAAAGAAGTTCTCAAAAGGCGGCGGACCGAAAGGGCTCCCAAAGCAATTCATGTTCAGATAA